The Puntigrus tetrazona isolate hp1 chromosome 4, ASM1883169v1, whole genome shotgun sequence genome includes a window with the following:
- the hif1ab gene encoding hypoxia inducible factor 1 subunit alpha b isoform X1, whose protein sequence is MDTGVVTEKKRVSSERRKEKSRDAARSRRGKESEVFYELAHQLPLPHNVTSHLDKASIMRLTISYLRMRKLLGSDESEKENELESQLNSFYLKALEGFLMVLSEDGDMVYLSENVSKSMGLTQFDLTGHSIFEFSHPCDHEELREMLVHRTGSKKTKEQNTERSFFLRMKCTLTSRGRTVNIKSSTWKVLHCTGHVRVQERAEGSGDSGFKEPPLTYLVVICEPIPHPSNIEVPLDSKTFLSRHTLDMKFSYCDERITELMGYEPDDLLNKSVYEYYHALDSDHLTKTHHNLFAKGQATTGQYRMLAKKGGFVWVETQATVIYNPKNSQPQCIVCVNYVLSGIVEGDVVLSLQQTVSEPKAEEKENEEMEDEASEVDILKLFKSESLKCPMKSPDLYEKLKEEPEALTVLAPAAGDTIISLDFNNSDSDIQLMKEVPLYNDVMLPSSSEKLPISLSPLTPSDSTPVLTKIETDFPFSSPDRGPDSTNAPSTSGLGSSEPNSPMDYCFQVDSDIGSEPLDLVEKLFAIDTEAKTPFSSQTMEDLDLEMLAPYIPMDDDFQLRIPSPLDPLPSGPHSVSAMSSLFQPLPSPASPASSSSSTAKQEASSRAPSPLHLLQEVCNAPVSPFSGSRDVSPARSPTPQSSNQLNNRELSPKMLAIQNAQRKRKLEEVTSLSEAIGLSALLQSVDSAIEPGKRAKVLEVKGSSVLGGNKTILILPSDVASRLLCSSLESSSGLPQLTRYDCEVNAPVQDRHHLLQGEDLLRALDQVN, encoded by the exons GGTGAGCTCGGAGCGCAGGAAGGAGAAGTCCAGGGATGCAGCGCGATCTCGCAGGGGCAAGGAGTCCGAGGTGTTCTACGAGTTAGCACACCAGCTCCCCCTGCCACACAATGTCACCTCCCACCTGGACAAGGCGTCCATCATGAGGCTGACCATCAGCTACCTGCGCATGAGGAAGCTGCTCGGCTCTG ATGAATCAGAGAAGGAGAATGAGCTGGAGAGTCAGTTAAACAGCTTTTATCTGAAGGCCCTGGAGGGTTTTCTCATGGTCCTGTCTGAAGATGGAGACATGGTTTATCTCTCTGAGAATGTCAGCAAGAGCATGGGCCTCACACAG TTTGATCTGACTGGTCACAGCATCTTTGAATTTTCACATCCATGTGACCACGAGGAGCTGAGAGAAATGCTTGTCCACAGGACAG GATCCAAAAAGACCAAGGAACAAAACACAGAGCGCAGCTTCTTCCTGCGCATGAAGTGCACGCTTACTAGCAGAGGGCGCACTGTCAATATCAAGTCTTCTACATGGAAG GTTCTTCACTGCACCGGTCATGTGCGTGTGCAGGAGCGCGCCGAGGGCTCGGGAGACTCTGGCTTTAAAGAGCCTCCTCTGACCTACCTTGTGGTCATCTGTGAGCCCATTCCTCATCCCTCGAACATCGAGGTGCCTCTGGACAGCAAGACCTTCCTTAGCCGTCACACTCTGGATATGAAGTTTTCATACTGCGATGAAAG GATCACAGAGCTGATGGGATATGAGCCAGATGATCTGCTGAACAAGTCTGTGTACGAATACTATCATGCCCTGGATTCAGATCACCTTACCAAGACACATCACAACT TGTTCGCAAAGGGCCAGGCCACCACAGGCCAGTACCGCATGCTGGCTAAGAAAGGTGGTTTCGTGTGGGTGGAGACTCAAGCCACCGTTATCTACAACCCCAAGAATTCTCAGCCACAGTGCATTGTGTGCGTCAATTACGTTCTCAG TGGCATTGTGGAAGGGGACGTTGTCCTGTCCTTGCAGCAGACCGTGTCCGAGCCCAAGGCTGAGGAGAAAGAGAACGAGGAGATGGAAGATGAGGCCTCTGAGGTGGACATACTCAAACTCTTCAAGTCAGAAAGCCTCAAGTGTCCCATGAAGAGCCCTGACCTGTATGAGAAGCTGAAGGAGGAGCCTGAGGCTCTCACTGTGTTGGCACCTGCTGCAGGAGACACCATCATCTCTCTAGACTTCAACAACTCAG ATTCTGATATACAGCTGATGAAGGAGGTGCCCCTCTACAATGATGTCATGCTGCCCTCCAGCAGCGAGAAGCTGCCCATCAGTCTGTCTCCTCTGACCCCCAGCGACTCCACTCCGGTTCTGACCAAAATAGAGACCGATTTCCCTTTCAGCTCTCCTGATCGTGGTCCAGACTCCACAAACGCACCTTCCACATCTGGACTGGGCTCCTCGGAG ccCAACAGCCCCATGGATTACTGTTTCCAGGTAGACTCAGACATCGGTTCTGAACCACTGGACCTGGTTGAGAAACTCTTTGCTATTGATACTGAGGCAAAGACCCCTTTTAGCTCCCAG ACCATGGAGGACCTCGACCTAGAGATGCTGGCTCCATACATCCCCATGGATGACGACTTCCAGCTGCGCATCCCCTCTCCACTGGATCCGCTGCCGTCTGGCCCTCACTCCGTGTCAGCCATGAGCTCCCTGTTCCAGCCCTTACCCTCCCCCGCGTCTCCAGCCTCTTCCTCCAGCAGCACAGCGAAACAGGAGGCGTCATCTCGGGCGCCTTCGCCCCTGCACCTTCTGCAGGAGGTTTGCAATGCACCCGTCTCACCCTTCAGTGGCAGTCGGGACGTTTCACCTGCTCGGTCCCCCACCCCACAGAGCAGCAATCAGCTCAACAACAG AGAGCTGTCTCCAAAGATGTTAGCTATCCAGAACGCCCAACGTAAAAGGAAGCtggaggaagtgacatcacttTCTGAGGCTATTGGATTG AGTGCTTTGCTTCAGAGTGTGGACAGTGCTATAGAGCCTGGCAAGAGGGCTAAGGTTTTAGAGGTTAAAGGATCGAGTGTTCTTGGAGGAAACAAAACCATTCTCATACTGCCCTCTG ACGTGGCCAGTCGTCTGCTGTGCAGCTCTTTAGAGAGCAGCAGCGGGCTGCCTCAGCTAACACGCTACGACTGCGAAGTCAACGCTCCTGTGCAGGACCGCCATCATCTGCTGCAGGGAGAGGACCTCCTGCGTGCTCTGGACCAAGTCAACTGA
- the hif1ab gene encoding hypoxia inducible factor 1 subunit alpha b isoform X2, with amino-acid sequence MVVSSERRKEKSRDAARSRRGKESEVFYELAHQLPLPHNVTSHLDKASIMRLTISYLRMRKLLGSDESEKENELESQLNSFYLKALEGFLMVLSEDGDMVYLSENVSKSMGLTQFDLTGHSIFEFSHPCDHEELREMLVHRTGSKKTKEQNTERSFFLRMKCTLTSRGRTVNIKSSTWKVLHCTGHVRVQERAEGSGDSGFKEPPLTYLVVICEPIPHPSNIEVPLDSKTFLSRHTLDMKFSYCDERITELMGYEPDDLLNKSVYEYYHALDSDHLTKTHHNLFAKGQATTGQYRMLAKKGGFVWVETQATVIYNPKNSQPQCIVCVNYVLSGIVEGDVVLSLQQTVSEPKAEEKENEEMEDEASEVDILKLFKSESLKCPMKSPDLYEKLKEEPEALTVLAPAAGDTIISLDFNNSDSDIQLMKEVPLYNDVMLPSSSEKLPISLSPLTPSDSTPVLTKIETDFPFSSPDRGPDSTNAPSTSGLGSSEPNSPMDYCFQVDSDIGSEPLDLVEKLFAIDTEAKTPFSSQTMEDLDLEMLAPYIPMDDDFQLRIPSPLDPLPSGPHSVSAMSSLFQPLPSPASPASSSSSTAKQEASSRAPSPLHLLQEVCNAPVSPFSGSRDVSPARSPTPQSSNQLNNRELSPKMLAIQNAQRKRKLEEVTSLSEAIGLSALLQSVDSAIEPGKRAKVLEVKGSSVLGGNKTILILPSDVASRLLCSSLESSSGLPQLTRYDCEVNAPVQDRHHLLQGEDLLRALDQVN; translated from the exons GGTGAGCTCGGAGCGCAGGAAGGAGAAGTCCAGGGATGCAGCGCGATCTCGCAGGGGCAAGGAGTCCGAGGTGTTCTACGAGTTAGCACACCAGCTCCCCCTGCCACACAATGTCACCTCCCACCTGGACAAGGCGTCCATCATGAGGCTGACCATCAGCTACCTGCGCATGAGGAAGCTGCTCGGCTCTG ATGAATCAGAGAAGGAGAATGAGCTGGAGAGTCAGTTAAACAGCTTTTATCTGAAGGCCCTGGAGGGTTTTCTCATGGTCCTGTCTGAAGATGGAGACATGGTTTATCTCTCTGAGAATGTCAGCAAGAGCATGGGCCTCACACAG TTTGATCTGACTGGTCACAGCATCTTTGAATTTTCACATCCATGTGACCACGAGGAGCTGAGAGAAATGCTTGTCCACAGGACAG GATCCAAAAAGACCAAGGAACAAAACACAGAGCGCAGCTTCTTCCTGCGCATGAAGTGCACGCTTACTAGCAGAGGGCGCACTGTCAATATCAAGTCTTCTACATGGAAG GTTCTTCACTGCACCGGTCATGTGCGTGTGCAGGAGCGCGCCGAGGGCTCGGGAGACTCTGGCTTTAAAGAGCCTCCTCTGACCTACCTTGTGGTCATCTGTGAGCCCATTCCTCATCCCTCGAACATCGAGGTGCCTCTGGACAGCAAGACCTTCCTTAGCCGTCACACTCTGGATATGAAGTTTTCATACTGCGATGAAAG GATCACAGAGCTGATGGGATATGAGCCAGATGATCTGCTGAACAAGTCTGTGTACGAATACTATCATGCCCTGGATTCAGATCACCTTACCAAGACACATCACAACT TGTTCGCAAAGGGCCAGGCCACCACAGGCCAGTACCGCATGCTGGCTAAGAAAGGTGGTTTCGTGTGGGTGGAGACTCAAGCCACCGTTATCTACAACCCCAAGAATTCTCAGCCACAGTGCATTGTGTGCGTCAATTACGTTCTCAG TGGCATTGTGGAAGGGGACGTTGTCCTGTCCTTGCAGCAGACCGTGTCCGAGCCCAAGGCTGAGGAGAAAGAGAACGAGGAGATGGAAGATGAGGCCTCTGAGGTGGACATACTCAAACTCTTCAAGTCAGAAAGCCTCAAGTGTCCCATGAAGAGCCCTGACCTGTATGAGAAGCTGAAGGAGGAGCCTGAGGCTCTCACTGTGTTGGCACCTGCTGCAGGAGACACCATCATCTCTCTAGACTTCAACAACTCAG ATTCTGATATACAGCTGATGAAGGAGGTGCCCCTCTACAATGATGTCATGCTGCCCTCCAGCAGCGAGAAGCTGCCCATCAGTCTGTCTCCTCTGACCCCCAGCGACTCCACTCCGGTTCTGACCAAAATAGAGACCGATTTCCCTTTCAGCTCTCCTGATCGTGGTCCAGACTCCACAAACGCACCTTCCACATCTGGACTGGGCTCCTCGGAG ccCAACAGCCCCATGGATTACTGTTTCCAGGTAGACTCAGACATCGGTTCTGAACCACTGGACCTGGTTGAGAAACTCTTTGCTATTGATACTGAGGCAAAGACCCCTTTTAGCTCCCAG ACCATGGAGGACCTCGACCTAGAGATGCTGGCTCCATACATCCCCATGGATGACGACTTCCAGCTGCGCATCCCCTCTCCACTGGATCCGCTGCCGTCTGGCCCTCACTCCGTGTCAGCCATGAGCTCCCTGTTCCAGCCCTTACCCTCCCCCGCGTCTCCAGCCTCTTCCTCCAGCAGCACAGCGAAACAGGAGGCGTCATCTCGGGCGCCTTCGCCCCTGCACCTTCTGCAGGAGGTTTGCAATGCACCCGTCTCACCCTTCAGTGGCAGTCGGGACGTTTCACCTGCTCGGTCCCCCACCCCACAGAGCAGCAATCAGCTCAACAACAG AGAGCTGTCTCCAAAGATGTTAGCTATCCAGAACGCCCAACGTAAAAGGAAGCtggaggaagtgacatcacttTCTGAGGCTATTGGATTG AGTGCTTTGCTTCAGAGTGTGGACAGTGCTATAGAGCCTGGCAAGAGGGCTAAGGTTTTAGAGGTTAAAGGATCGAGTGTTCTTGGAGGAAACAAAACCATTCTCATACTGCCCTCTG ACGTGGCCAGTCGTCTGCTGTGCAGCTCTTTAGAGAGCAGCAGCGGGCTGCCTCAGCTAACACGCTACGACTGCGAAGTCAACGCTCCTGTGCAGGACCGCCATCATCTGCTGCAGGGAGAGGACCTCCTGCGTGCTCTGGACCAAGTCAACTGA